Proteins encoded together in one Carya illinoinensis cultivar Pawnee chromosome 3, C.illinoinensisPawnee_v1, whole genome shotgun sequence window:
- the LOC122305495 gene encoding SNF1-related protein kinase regulatory subunit beta-2-like isoform X1 encodes MVMGKPGGRKGRADPSAAKKFEENREQSVELAQDRAPLTNYAEVPMVHSPSHDPRLPFMFNPEVLVTPWLGPGQVVPSQVHSLPQSITDNKDDFIGRWISVEITWKYAGNLVAVVGSWDNWQIMEPLLHGGKNLTVTKVLPAGTHYCCFIVDGVLGCAPDLQWVGDAYGNRYNIISLQEDVLKSTANGPANLPEFEHPPSPPLSYDNRFFTNEDFWHKTKEGKVCEVLPPELPPQLEDVVLDWSLLDKPSSLTNHCLPRPEFAQLNHLYTRKDDQYVAFSSTQRMGDKYVTAILYKALPKTK; translated from the exons ATGG TAATGGGAAAGCCTGGCGGAAGAAAAGGTCGAGCAGACCCTTCTGCAGCTAAGAAGTTTGAAGAAAACCGTGAACAATCTGTGGAGCTTGCACAGGATCGAGCACCACTTACTAATTATGCTGAGGTGCCCATGGTTCACTCTCCTTCCCATGACCCCAGGTTACCTTTCATGTTTAATCCAGAG GTGCTTGTGACCCCCTGGTTAGGACCTGGTCAGGTTGTGCCATCCCAAGTTCACTCTTTACCACAAAGCATAACAGATAATAAGGATGATTTCATTGGGAGGTGGATTTCCGTTGAGATCACATGGAAATATGCTGGCAATTTAGTAGCTGTTGTGGGTTCATGGGACAACTGGCAGATTAT GGAGCCCTTGCTGCATGGAGGCAAAAACTTAACTGTCACAAAAGTGCTTCCAGCAGGAACCCATTACTGCTGCTTCATTGTTGATGGAGTGTTAGGATGTGCTCCAGACTTGCAATGGGTTGGTGATGCTTATGGAAATCGCTATAACATTATAAGCTTACAG GAGGACGTCCTAAAATCGACTGCAAATGGTCCTGCAAATCTGCCAGAGTTTGAACATCCTCCTTCCCCTCCATTAAGCTATGACAATAGATTTTTCACTAATGAAGATTTTTGgcataaaacaaaagaaggcaAGGTTTGTGAGGTTCTACCCCCAGAACTACCACCACAACTAGAAGATGTAGTTTTGGATTGGTCATTATTGGATAAACCATCGTCGTTGACCAATCACTGTCTACCAAGGCCTGAATTTGCACAGTTGAATCATCTATACACTCGCAAGGATGATCAGTATGTAGCATTCAGCTCAACACAGAGGATGGGAGATAAATATGTCACAGCCATACTGTACAAGGCCTTGCCTAAAACAAAATGA
- the LOC122305495 gene encoding SNF1-related protein kinase regulatory subunit beta-2-like isoform X2: MGKPGGRKGRADPSAAKKFEENREQSVELAQDRAPLTNYAEVPMVHSPSHDPRLPFMFNPEVLVTPWLGPGQVVPSQVHSLPQSITDNKDDFIGRWISVEITWKYAGNLVAVVGSWDNWQIMEPLLHGGKNLTVTKVLPAGTHYCCFIVDGVLGCAPDLQWVGDAYGNRYNIISLQEDVLKSTANGPANLPEFEHPPSPPLSYDNRFFTNEDFWHKTKEGKVCEVLPPELPPQLEDVVLDWSLLDKPSSLTNHCLPRPEFAQLNHLYTRKDDQYVAFSSTQRMGDKYVTAILYKALPKTK; this comes from the exons ATGGGAAAGCCTGGCGGAAGAAAAGGTCGAGCAGACCCTTCTGCAGCTAAGAAGTTTGAAGAAAACCGTGAACAATCTGTGGAGCTTGCACAGGATCGAGCACCACTTACTAATTATGCTGAGGTGCCCATGGTTCACTCTCCTTCCCATGACCCCAGGTTACCTTTCATGTTTAATCCAGAG GTGCTTGTGACCCCCTGGTTAGGACCTGGTCAGGTTGTGCCATCCCAAGTTCACTCTTTACCACAAAGCATAACAGATAATAAGGATGATTTCATTGGGAGGTGGATTTCCGTTGAGATCACATGGAAATATGCTGGCAATTTAGTAGCTGTTGTGGGTTCATGGGACAACTGGCAGATTAT GGAGCCCTTGCTGCATGGAGGCAAAAACTTAACTGTCACAAAAGTGCTTCCAGCAGGAACCCATTACTGCTGCTTCATTGTTGATGGAGTGTTAGGATGTGCTCCAGACTTGCAATGGGTTGGTGATGCTTATGGAAATCGCTATAACATTATAAGCTTACAG GAGGACGTCCTAAAATCGACTGCAAATGGTCCTGCAAATCTGCCAGAGTTTGAACATCCTCCTTCCCCTCCATTAAGCTATGACAATAGATTTTTCACTAATGAAGATTTTTGgcataaaacaaaagaaggcaAGGTTTGTGAGGTTCTACCCCCAGAACTACCACCACAACTAGAAGATGTAGTTTTGGATTGGTCATTATTGGATAAACCATCGTCGTTGACCAATCACTGTCTACCAAGGCCTGAATTTGCACAGTTGAATCATCTATACACTCGCAAGGATGATCAGTATGTAGCATTCAGCTCAACACAGAGGATGGGAGATAAATATGTCACAGCCATACTGTACAAGGCCTTGCCTAAAACAAAATGA